The genomic interval GCGGTGGCGGCCGCTCTAGCCCGTTAACATTTAAGCCACAAGTAGATGTAATATACTCACATTGATTCTgatcctccttctcgacgACCTTGAGCAATGGATCCAAACTCCTCTCGTTCTCTCCCACACCATCTTCCCACCCACCATTGTCTTTTGTACCAACTTGGTCCTCGTTTGGACCACTTTGGCCAGAGCCACCTTGAACTCGGCCCTTAGTTTGGCTATTTTGGCCAGAGCCACCCCGTCTCGCCTGctttccaccaccactccTTGGACCTTTTCCATTATCACCGTCTCTGCCTTGGTTTGAACCATCACCGAATCTATCCCTACGTTGAAATGTTCTGCCTTGGGctacttcctctttccccgttctcctcttcttgagTGTGGGACGAGCTTGGCAAGCAAACTCTTCAACATCGCGAAGTAATTGGGTTGTGAAGGCAGAAGGATCAGCCTCTGTGCCATGGTCAAAAGTGCCCTCATAGCGGGGTTGGAGAGCTGATTCGATAGTATGCGAAAGGATACTGTCGCAAACACGAGATAAAGTGCGCTCGAGAAGTTCACATTTCCGGTAGTCGACGGCAAAACTGTCCATGGAAGGTGATGGAATGATGAGATTGTGCGGAAAGAGGTCGAGATTGACTTGGCTAAAAAAGTCGGCAGCAACCATAGGGCCGCTATTGCCAAGAGGACGACTGGTTTCAACTGCGAAGGTCCTACCTTCAGGATGATCAGAAAGTGTCCAGACTCTGGCAAATCTGGTACCACAGACTGCTAAAGCCCGGAGCAAGTGGAACATCTGATACCCCGCATCCAAATACATGAGACATTGCCCTAGGCAAACTTTACTGAGACTGTTAGCTGTGGATGGATTGGAGGAAAGACCATTGCTGCGAAGTCGGTAGATCTTGAATTCGGCAGCAAGCCAAATGGATTGCGATTTATTTTtatcttctgcttctttttctgttGATTTGGATTCCGAACCCCCCGCTCCGGCTTTCGGATGTTTataagagaaaactatCGCAATATCGGGAATTCGGATACCGGCCGTAAGCGAACTTGGTCGACTATGAAAGGGGACTTTAGATGATAGGATAATCAAGTCAGCGCAAAAACGATGACGCAAAATTCTGGAAGAACATAAGACTACTCGCTTTCCTCGGTTGCTATAAAAGGTATGTCAGAGAAGACCGGTTTCAAAAGATTCTGAACCTACCGTTGTCTGTTCTCGCCTTGGAGGGCATCAACTAATTCATTATCTTACTTGTGTCCGTGTCCGAAAATGGCGTTCACATATCGTGGCTCTTCAAATAACCTATGTCCTCCGACTTAAGGGTGATCTCGGCATAAGGAAAGCCAGATTCGCTTGCCCAACAATATTCGATGGAGAACAAACGGAGCATCCGTGTTCTATATCCGTCCTCTCTGGTTGCATCATAGCACAGGGCATCGAAAAGGTCCTCGTAAGACTGTTTCTTCCACCCAGCGCTCGTCGGCATATACTCCCGTTCAAGCAGGTCCCCGATACGCTGAGCACGATGTTCGGGAGCAGAGGGTGGTGGACGTTCGGTGGCTTGCGGCTCACGAGGCATATTGGTGGCTGGGCGGTGAGTCAAGGTCAAATAGAGAGGGTATTCCTGACAGAGCACGAGAGCAAGCGGATAAAGGGCGGAGAGGTTTGACGCAAGGAGGCAAAAGAAAGGTTCGTTGAAGAGAGTCGTTGGGTGGCGAATCGCGGAAGTAAAGTAAGTCGGCCGCGTTAATATGCTGTTTATATGCTCCGCCCGGCACTTCTCGTTCCCAATCTCTCACGGCTTTCACCGCTCTCATCCATCCGCTGAACACCACTTTCTTATCGCTCGCTTATCAGGCTAACCTAGCAGATATGTGTCACGCAATACCCTCCAAGATGTCCGTGTGACCCTCCGGACTGCATCCGACTTTAGAACGCCCTGAGGGAAACTGTGGATGAGTTTTGAAGCTCAGCATTGCTTGCGGGATGAGATACCGGTCGATGCGATTGCGTTCTTTCCCTGATCTTGTACTGATGGTGAGTTTTACGACTATCATTTACTGTAGCGTCGCTAATCATTGCTTGTAACTTATCAACAGCTCTCCACCCCTTCCTGCCGCACAGTCTGCATATCCAAATCGCTTTGTGTAAGTCccgtcttcctttttttttttcctttctcatAGCTAAACCTGCTACCCGCTACAGACGGCTGCTTCATAATTACCGCTCTGCTCTCGCGCATCCTCCTCTGGCGGCGCAACGAGAAGACGCTCGCAGCGAAGGAGGCGCGTCGCGCTGCTGAAGGGGAGGAGTCTACGAAAATTTGCATGCTTTTGAGGTGGGTGCAGCTGTCTTCCTTCGGTGAACTTTATCCTCCAGTAGCTGATTATGAGAGATGCTTGCAGGATCTGACGGACTTGAAAAACCCGGACTTTGTGTACTCACTCTAACTGAGAAGGACGGTGCTCGGGCAGGGATGCAAAGCCGAAGATGGTTAGAATGATGAAAAGTGGGCTTTATTGCGGTTAAGTCGGTATTTGATATGTATGACATCTCTCCTATATTCTGCCGAGTCAATAAACAGTTCTACTTACCTGGACCGTTTTTACTCTGCTCGGCGcccccctttcctcctttgttTACATTGCCGTTTCAAGCTTTCCACCGTCCTTCCGTTCAGTGGCGCCCAAGGCGCCTCACCAATCCACGAGGGCTTCATTTCCGGCTCCCACAGTCAATTCTTCTTGGATATACAATATTCATATCTCATCCAATGATAATTGCCTACTATAAACCCTCGAAAAGCTATTGTATACATTTCCAATTTCAGTATTTCAACAAAACAAATCGACAACGGCCGGAAAGTGACTTTCAAGGGCGGGTCACTTCTCCgctatcttcttctcatacAATCACTTTACCCTATGCTGCTCAACTCATTAGTTGATTACTCTAAACTGACTCCAAATGCTGGACCGTGTAGATCTTCTTTTCGTCGTCCACCAGCTCCGGTTGGGGAGTGGTGGTGAGCTCCATGCCGATCATACGACTGATAATGTCGTGCTTCTGTCTGAGCTCCTCCTGGGCCGCGTGGTTGTGGAAGAGCTGGTCCACGGCCTCGAGGGTCAAGCCCTTGGTCTCAGGGCACAAGAACCAAGCCCAGATACCTGACATGACTGCAAAAGCGCCGAAGAAAATGAACGTTCCGTAACGGATGCTCTGGAGCATTGGAGGGGTGATGAGGCCGACGATAAAGTTAAAGAACCAGTTGGAGCAGGTGGTGATGGCCACACCCTTCGCACGTCGGCTCGACGAGTGGATCTCAGCAGCTGTACAAAAGGATCAATCGTGTCTTCAGaaacaaagaaaaggaatAAGACTTACGCAATGCCCAGGGGACGGGAGACCAACCAAtaccgaagaagaacatAAAGGTTATCAAAAGGCCAACACCAGCCCAAGCGGCGCTCTGGTGAGCCGCCCAGTTATCGGAGTATTTGGCTGTCGATCACGCAACATATCAGTGAAAAGCGCAAAAGGTGAAAACAACACcgaaataaataaataaaccAACCGATCAAACCAGCTACAGTGAAATGACAGATGGCGTTGACGACCGAGCCGATCAAGAGAGGGGGCTTTCTGCCAATCCTGTCaagcaggaagaaggcCACGATGGTAGCGACGCATTGCGAGACGTTGATCACGCCGCTCATTGTAAGCTGCATTTCGTAGTCCAAACCCAATTGCTCGAATAACGTGGGCGAGTAGTAGATGAGCTTTTGAACGAGGTCAGCAAATCAGTTCAACAGCTCTATATGCAAGGAGACTCACGGCGTTGATGCCTTGGAGCTGTTGGAATACCATGAGCATGACACCGATCATGGTCCTGGCGATGATGTTGGGCTTGAACATGTCGATCCAAGCGTGCATCTCAAGCTTAAAGTCTTGAACGAAGCCGCTTTCTCCTTGCAGATGGGGGTGAGCGCTGATGACGACTTCCCGTTGCTGAATAGCCTCGGCGCGGATAGTGATCCACTCTGCCTGAAGACGAGGATCcgaggaaggaagttgACGGAGACGGACGAGTGAATCCAGGGCATCTTGATCGCGTCCAACTGTAGCCAGCCAACGGGGGGAGTAGGGTAACAGCCACAAACCAATCCCAAGAGCGATACCTATTTGATATGAAGCGTTAGAACCCAGCACGATATCAATATATCTGCTACTCACAAGGAACAACCTGGATGGTGAAAGGCAAACGGAAACTCCAGCTGTCCAAGATGTGGCGGGTGGCGTAAGTCTATAGCGAACAACCAATTAGATAAACATGATGACCTTTTAGGATGTTATGGCTCACAATGTAGAACATGATGACAATACCGATCACAATGCTGGAGCCTTCTAGGGCGAGGAAAGCACCTCTCACGTTGGGCGGGGCAATCTCTGAAATGTAGGTTGGTGCGGTGGAGGATAGAACGCCGACTCCAATACCACCGATGAAACGGCCAATGACTAACATTGCAAATGACTTGGATCCCGCTTGCAGAGCGCTAGAAACAGCAGTCGTTAGTTTCAGGAAAGCGCTGCAATAGTCTTGCATTCTTAAGAattttttaaaaaaaaggaaaatgaaAAACTTACCTTCCAACAACGAACCAGCAAGCACCAACCATGATTGTACGTTTCCGCGAGATTTTGTCGGAAATGAAACCAGCTTGCATAGCGCCGAGGAAAGcaccaagctcaagcagCGCAGTCATGACACTGTTTGAGACCATCATCAGCGACCGACGTCATTAATTCAGACCCATTGTGCCTACCCTTTGTTAAGACcggcagaagaagtgaCGCTGATATCAGTCTCGGGGAAGACCTTTAGGAATTGCGGGATAGTCAAGACGATGGAGAGAATACCTTGGTCGAAGCCGAATAGCAGACCGCCCATGCATGCTGAGAAGGCAGCCATGAAGACGATGGGACTGGCGAATACATCTTTGAGGCCATTGGATCCGATGGCGTCCGCCAAGGCCTGCGAGTCCTGAACGTATCCGACAGTGTCAGGGTGAAGGTCGATGTCGAAGTTTGAGAGTGGCGGGATATGCTCTCGGTCGGGGGCACGGGTCTTGACCATAATGTACAGCAGTAGATGCGGGTATTATTTCTCCGTTGGGATATTCGGCTTCAGAATAACCTGAATAGTAGCGCGTATTGAGGTGGATCTGACGAAGAAGTGATTTCGTTTGATTGGATATgacaaaagaaaagagtcTGTTGGCCCGCCTTGCTAAATAGTATTTCTGAATATGCTATCTCGGAGGGTTACAGGGAAGGTTACAATGAAGGTACGTAACCAAAGGGCCCCAGGTGTCGCCCCGCGGGAGCCCCACTTACAATCCCGAGCCTGGTTCACTAGTGATCGCGGCTCCGTCTCGATCGTTCTGGGCAATGCCGTAATGGCAGTAAACTCACCGAGCAGTTCGGCGAGTATACAAAGCGCTCGTGATCAGCGACGTTTGTTATCAGGCAACATTTTATGGACGGGACTGGTTCTGAGACGTAACATCAACACTTCTCTCATGTTCATCTTCTAATGCATTCTGGTGAAGAAACACTCCGACCAAACCATCGCAAGCCGCCGAGACCTGTGGAAAGCTCCCAAAATAACCAGAATACGGACCGAAGTCCATCCTCACCTGCGACCAGTGTCGGGCCAGGAAAGTGAGCTacgtttcttctttctcgcTTTCTAGAACTCTGTGAATTGCTCTGTTATTGGGTGAATGGTGTTTAACGAAACTTGATACAGGTCAGATGCATGCCTCCCAATGAAGCAGGGGGACCACCCAGTGATAGAACACGGCTCCGACAAGGGTCGAGATGTCTCAACTGTGACCGTCGAAAAGAAGACTGCGCTTATGACTACATGCCCAAAAAGATAGGGAGACCCCCCCGAGCGTGCCTGTTGCGTGCCAAAGAGTGTGCAAAAAGCATCGTGGGAAGGTGATCTGAACTTACACCAGCAATCAGCAGGGGCACATCTTCACGTAGGGCGCCCTCGACTTCGTCCAATGTTCCCCGCTCGCGCCGAAGCATCTTGCCGTTTGCGTCGGGTTTGCCCCAGAACTCGGTTCAAGCCCCGTCATTCAGCCCACGACAAATCCCTTCCCCTCGTGCCCACCTCTCCCCGTCACTTGCGTTGCACCCGGACCAGTTCCGAAAATCACCTCAAAACGGCATCGCAGACCGCGGCCCTCCGAGTTCGCGATTCTACGCCCAATATCCATCATTCCGACTCCCCCGAAGATTTTAATTTCCTCGTCGACAATCGTAGTTTCATAAACCCCTCAGTAGTGGAATCTCTGTACGACTCTTTTCGACACCTCTTAGGTACACCTTTGCCGTTATCATTCGACTTTACAATACCAAGTGAGGCCGAAGCTCCAATCGTCTGGCCAAGCAACTGCCCAAGTTGGATCTAAACACCCCCACGCCTTCCTTGAAACGCGCGATGTGGCAGAGAATGGCCTCTTAAAATACTCGGATCGTCCAATAACCCGGCTTCCCGGTCTGCCTTTCGGTTCACAAGGGCTGTCAGCAAGTCCAACCAGCCAGACAGTAGGTCAGTCCttggaaggggatggagtGTCAACCTTGAGACCGTCGCCGCCGCAAGTCCCCTGGAACGGATTAGGGCAATCCCCTTTCACCAATGAGAGTCATGTACCCAATGGCTTGCAGAGTCTCGAATTTGCTGGCGCTTGCTCCTCCGGCATACCTTCTGTCGACCTGCAGGGAATGTTATCTGGTGATGGTAGAACAGAGTGGCTTGGTAATTCTCACGTGATTCCCGCCATCGAGTCTGTTGCATCTTGGGACGAGGTTGGGTTCTTTCTGTCACTCTACCTCAAATACCAGCATCCGCTCCTACCTCTTGTACACAGACCTACATTTGCCCAGGACGTGTTGCACCGCAGAGATGGAATCGATGAAGCATTTCGTGGTCTCCTCCTCAGTATCGGTAGGTTGCCCATCTAACTGACAATTAGGAGCGGACGTTTGCGGACTTGCTGCCTCAGTCGCTTACACGTAAGTCTATCGTTTTGTCTTTGATCTTGGCTAACCAAAACGTACACACTAGTATTTGTCATACCAATGCCCGCACGCTTGAACAAAGGATGGATAGGGCGAGACAGGAGACGCTGTTTCGACGATGCCAACGCGGCAGTCGCATGATCCAGATCCGACACCAAATGAAACCCAGTCTTGTCATTCTTGCTTCGACAATATTGTGAGTATCTCAAACGAGTGCTACAATGCAAAGCTAAGATTGCATATAGAGACTGGATCACAAGCCAGTCGGCGAGCTCTGAAAACCTTCCCGAAAACCTCATCAGTGACGTCAGGCGATTAGTCTACTCGTTAAAGCTCAACCAGGCTTCTCCACACGGAATGAAAGACCTACGTGAGGTTGAAATGTGCCGAAAGTTGTATTGGGTGGCATATGATATTGATAAGTTCGTCGTTTTCCCCTCAGGTTTGATGGATGTCTACTGATGGTCTGCTAAGAACAAACGCGATGTATCTCAACCCTGTGACGATTCAAGACTCGGATGGCGTACCCCCTTTGCCCCTTGAAGTCGATGACGACTTTATCACACGCGATGATATGCTACTTGTCCAACCAGGACAGCAACACTCTTTACATGGTCGATTTTAATTGCGTCAATCGACTGCTCCAGATCTTATCTCAATGTATGCTGCGACGACGACTGTTGGATTCAACTCCTCTCGGGTTTAACGTCTGGGCGCACGGCGAGTGGGTTCAAGAGGCCATGAATGAGCTCCGTCAAACCCTCGCGGACCTTCCCCCTCAGTATCGTCCCGAACCGAAATCTGGAGGGATTCTTCGACTTCATTCAATGAAACGCAAGCGGCCAACATTTGCTTCACGGCTCTATGTGTCGAAATGGCATTGGTGTGTAGTGTGAGGCACTCTTCACAAAGTTCACGAACTAACGGACAGCTCGTCCAGCTCGATCTCAAAGTGCACTTCTCCCCAGACATGGACATACGTCAAGATCGACAATCAATAGCACAGCGGGTCTTCCAGCAGCTGCAAAGGTGAGTGACTGAAAATAGTGACCATGAACCAACAAGCAACAGCATACCCATCGAATGTCTCGCTCGTAATGGTGAGAGTATGGTGAGTACTCGAGCAGGCTTCATATCGTTCTGCGCTCACAGTGACCCTTTTGATTAGGGCGGCAAGGTGGCCCATGTCGTGCTTAGCTTGCTGGACGCGTCACTCTGTAACGCAAGAGGATTCAAAGATGGGCGAAAGCTTGTGGAATTGGTGGAATATGGTGAGGAACTCTCACGTCCTTGATGTCGAACGCACCATCTTATCATTTGCAGTATTCTCGCGTATTGTGTCTGCAGGTCATCCCCGATCGTCCCGCATCGGCGGTGCCAACACGGCCAGGCACTCCGGTCACGAGACGATCTTAGGTTGCCTCTATATAGAACTATATTAGTAATGTTGCATACAGACTACAGAAAGGTCACATTCTGCCGGTACCGCTTGTTTTGCAAATCGTCCGAATCATCCGCCAGCGAGGCAGTCGCCCTGCGTGGTACTACCATTTACGGCTTCCGCTTCGGCTGCCGGAAGACGGCCACCGTCACAGAGCTGACCACTCTGACTGTTCAAAAATGGCTGGAAGCCGTCGATAAAGGGTAGTCGATTGCTGCGTGAGAAGCCCGTAAAACCATCCTGGACTCGGAGCTATATCATTCAACCGAAGACAGTTCACTGTGCGTACTTCAGCATAATGGCCCTGGCAACATGGCAACATGGCAGCATCACAGTCCCGCCTCTTGGTGAGTAGTCTAAGTTACTTCACAGACTAGGGCTAGCCACCGACGCATGGACTTCCAGGAACATAACATTTGCGGCTCATCCTATACATTTGGTACGCGCTGCTTTATGAGGGTCATAATGGTTATAATGGTTACAcacatatatatatcccATTAATCTCATGCCTAGTTGATAATTGCCTCGCCTTCATTGTCAAAATAAACCGGCTTGCCGGCTCGGAAAGAATGAGTGAGGGCCATGGCGATCTTAGCAGCTTCCAGGGCGGACTGAGGCGTGGTAGGGACGGCTGAAGGGGCATGATCAGCACGAAGGAACACAAGTTAAAGCTAAACAACTTACGTTTGTCGTCCAAAACTACGTCACAGAAAGATTGAACCTCGCTGATGAATGCATCCCTGAATCGGTCGTAGTATGTAGGCCTGTAGACGAGTCAATGAGTAAGACGCTATTTATCAAAAGGTGGTTTGAAACACTTACGTAGACTCCATACGAACTCCGTGAATGTCTCTGATCTCTACACGGTTCATGTTTGGATTCTGCGAAAGAACAAGGGATCAAATTTGGCTCACATACGAAGTATCAGGCCGAGCAATGACTTACGCCGTTGATGATCAGTTTGCTGTCGGTTCCAAAGACCTCGCAGAAGCAGTCATGACCGTGGATGGCTGTCCTCGAGAGGTGGAAGGTACACTTGGTTCCATTCTCGTACTCGACCACGCAGATAGCATTGTCACAGTCTCCGTACGACGCGAGCTCTGGGTGTTGAGCGTTAAGGCCGGTCGCCCAAACCGAGGTCACTTGCTTCTTAGGATACTTGAGGTTGGCTGGGTTTTCAACGTCCAATAGCCATCGTGAGATATCAATGTCGTGGATACCGCAATCAATGAAGATGCCTCCAGATGCCTTAGAGTAGGCAATGAAGAAGCCGGTGGAGTCGTATTGATCGTTGGTGCACGATTTGATCAAGTACGGTTTGCCCACGCTACCTTCATCAATCCTCCTCTTTGCCTCCCTGTAGGAAGCATCGACTGTAGGTCTTCTATCAGCATTGACGCCGCGTGCATGAAATAGTCAATGAAGACCTACATCGCCGAGAGAATCCAATCATTATCTTCAGTTCGGGGTGCTTACCGGCGGCTTCCACGACAGGCCGCGAAAGGTCAACATCAACGGAGATGGGTTTCTCAAGAAGGACGTGCTGCCGCAAGGGTCAGTTGCATTACTCCCAAGGCTCGGCTGCTGTTTACATACCTTTCCCGCGGCGGCAGCCTCCAAAGCGAGCCTTGCATGTTCCGAAGTCTCAGTAGAAATCAAGACAGCATCGACGTTGGGCGATTGAATGACGTCCGCGGAGTCGGAATAATACCTTTTCTCATGCTGTCGGCGATGTTTCTCACTCTCTGTAACGGGACGGAGAAAGCACTCACTGCACTGTGGACGGCAGGTTCGCTTTGGCCCACGCCAGTGCCTCCTGACTGGGGTCCGCTACTGCCACCAGCTCTGCCCGTGGTGCCGAGTAAGCAACCTACCAAACAATGTGTGAGCAACCGTGTTCATACCAATTTCACAAGGACAAAACTTACGTTTGACGCGTGTCGTCGACCCATCCGGCCAACACCGAGGACACCGATGCGAAGCTTGCCACTAGAATTGCCTTGAGAGATAGCCATTGTGTTGCTTGTTTGGATGTAATAGTTATGCGAAGTGGATGGTATTGTGCAAAGCCGACAGCGATTTATCGTGGGCAgttatatatatacctAAGTTCATGTTCTTGCAATTTCTGCTAAATGTACGTCCTGCTAAACTCAAATGTGTCCCACACAATGTAACCATCTGTTTGACCTGGAATTGCGAGAAGCTCGAAAACATACCGAAGAGAGACTTGCGTGCGGGTATGAGTGTAGAATAAAGTAAAGTAGAGAGGTCTTCGAGGTCTTAGGGAGCGTCGGAAATCCGAGCGAAGACCGCTCTCGAAGGGTAATCAAAATGACTTATTTAGTTTCCAGAAATCGACCGAACTCACCGAACTTCATAAACCTAAATTGTAGGGGAACATCCCGAGCCTCCTATTGGTTAAGCATTCGCTTGGTTCCCTTCCACTGCCATCCGCAGTAGATAATAATGAATGACTTTGGCCAGGTTTGGCTGCCGGCGGTAATGTACTGCAGTGAGTAGTTTATACCGTAGCGTGTTATTAGTAACAGGCTCGGCGTCCACCGCCAGTCTGTCAGATTCCAACAAGCAAGCGCAGGACCAGATATGGGCAATTTGATATCACGCACCCGCCACGCAGGAGCTGCTGCAATTCTCCCCCTTCGTTGGATCCCTTACAATCTCGAATCTCGTTGGTCCCTATCCAATTCCCCTCACCTGCAGATCAATTTCTTTAACACAGAAGAACCGGACCAAAGTTCGAAGAGTCACTGACCAGTCACGGTACGGTCAAAATGGGTCAGAATACGGTCATGGCCAATCATTTCGTTATCTACGGCAACTCCAGCGGCGATGCGTGATGAATTGAAGTGTCaggatatatatatatagatgACATGACAGACCCTCACGTGGAGATTAACTGCTGCAGCTTTCTCGCTTCACCAACCAAGCCTCCAGAATTGAATACCATGTATTTCCATTGAAACCAGATGAAAGAGCTGTCCACACCAGGTCCAGTACTATGAAAAATCGCTCTGTCGATCAGACCCAAGCTTGAATGCATTCTAAAGTTTGCAGTGAAGTCAGGCCCCAGCTAGGTACAAGCAAAATCAttcatcaatctcctccatttcaAACTTGTTCAGAGATAATCATTACTTAATGGCCTGGGGTAGAATGCAATGAAAACTTTTCTCTCAGCTGAATAGATTGTCCATCATGTGCTGCATACAGTACCTTCTCACAAGGCCAAAACCGATGACACCAAAATCAATCTTATACATAGTGCCAAAGCCGATGACACCAAAATCAATCTTATACATAGTCCCAAgcaccacctcctcgtcggTTTTACTTCAAAATAGGCTCTCCATTGTCATCGAAGTATACAGGATTGCCAGTGCGGAATGAATGAGTGAGCGCTGTGGCGATTTGCGCGGCCTCGAGGGCGTCGTGGGGGGGAGTGGGAACAGCTGCATGGGACCGTCAGTATTATTGAGGACACAAATAAAGCGAGTGACCTACGTGTGTCGTCCAAGATACAACTTGAGAAAGTTTGGACTTCTGTCTTAAAAGCCTCGAAAAATCGCTCATAATATGAGGGGCTATTTTGACAAGTTTTAGCATTGGAGCAATCTGAGGCCTGCGAGAATCAAGTAGACTCACTGAGACTCCGTTCGGACACCGTGTTCGTCGCGGATCTCGACGCGGGAGATGTTGGGAACCTGGACAAGCTCGTGTTAATAACCCTCTCGGTCCAGACGCAGGCTGAAACGACTTACAGCGTTGATCACGAACTTTCCCTTAGTCCCAAACACCTCACACACGACGTCGTGCCCGTGGATTGAAGTcctggagagatggatgttCAACTTTGAGCCATTTTCGAACTCAATTATGCCGAGAGCGTTGTCGCaatcctccatctctgccaATTCGGGGTAAACAGTGTTCAGCCCCGTTGCGAAGACTTTGGAAACCTGCTTGGCAGGATTCTTGAGCCCATCTGTGTTGCCAACGTTCAAAAGGTATCGACCAATGTCGATGTCATGGATGCCGCAGTCCATGAAAATGCCGCCAGACTTCTTGGCGTAGTTCAAGAAGTAGCCAGTAGGGTCGTAAAGGTCGTTTGTGCAAGACTTGATAAGGTACGCTGAGCCGAGTTGTCCATCCTCAATCCGCTTAGCCGCTTCTTGGTAGGATGCGTCGACTAAGAATCGCGTACAATGTCAGTGGAATGCACAATTGCATCTCGCCGAGTGGCACTCACATCTCCTCGAGAAAGCCACCATGACCTTGAGATCAGGACGCTTCTTTGCAGCTGCCACGACCGGCTTCGTAAGCTC from Cryptococcus neoformans var. neoformans B-3501A chromosome 9, whole genome shotgun sequence carries:
- a CDS encoding hypothetical protein (HMMPfam hit to Sugar_tr, Sugar (and other) transporter, score: 392.4, E(): 5.7e-115); translation: MVKTRAPDREHIPPLSNFDIDLHPDTVGYVQDSQALADAIGSNGLKDVFASPIVFMAAFSACMGGLLFGFDQGILSIVLTIPQFLKVFPETDISVTSSAGLNKGVMTALLELGAFLGAMQAGFISDKISRKRTIMVGACWFVVGSALQAGSKSFAMLVIGRFIGGIGVGVLSSTAPTYISEIAPPNVRGAFLALEGSSIVIGIVIMFYITYATRHILDSWSFRLPFTIQVVPCIALGIGLWLLPYSPRWLATVGRDQDALDSLVRLRQLPSSDPRLQAEWITIRAEAIQQREVVISAHPHLQGESGFVQDFKLEMHAWIDMFKPNIIARTMIGVMLMVFQQLQGINALIYYSPTLFEQLGLDYEMQLTMSGVINVSQCVATIVAFFLLDRIGRKPPLLIGSVVNAICHFTVAGLIAKYSDNWAAHQSAAWAGVGLLITFMFFFGIGWSPVPWALPAEIHSSSRRAKGVAITTCSNWFFNFIVGLITPPMLQSIRYGTFIFFGAFAVMSGIWAWFLCPETKGLTLEAVDQLFHNHAAQEELRQKHDIISRMIGMELTTTPQPELVDDEKKIYTVQHLESV
- a CDS encoding hypothetical protein (HMMPfam hit to GFO_IDH_MocA, Oxidoreductase family, NAD-binding Rossmann fold, score: 118.8, E(): 1.3e-32), which encodes MTVEIPSSNRKARIGVMGVGRMGKRHARNIAEFAPRAELVAVSDPYPEALEWAKANLPSTVKTYSSSEELINDPDVEGILIATETAFHAEYAIKVIEAGKHALIEKPISVDIELTKPVVAAAKKRPDLKVMVAFSRRFDASYQEAAKRIEDGQLGSAYLIKSCTNDLYDPTGYFLNYAKKSGGIFMDCGIHDIDIGRYLLNVGNTDGLKNPAKQVSKVFATGLNTVYPELAEMEDCDNALGIIEFENGSKLNIHLSRTSIHGHDVVCEVFGTKGKFVINAVPNISRVEIRDEHGVRTESHPSYYERFFEAFKTEVQTFSSCILDDTPVPTPPHDALEAAQIATALTHSFRTGNPVYFDDNGEPILK
- a CDS encoding hypothetical protein (HMMPfam hit to GFO_IDH_MocA, Oxidoreductase family, NAD-binding Rossmann fold, score: 115.7, E(): 1e-31); its protein translation is MAISQGNSSGKLRIGVLGVGRMGRRHASNVAYSAPRAELVAVADPSQEALAWAKANLPSTVQYYSDSADVIQSPNVDAVLISTETSEHARLALEAAAAGKHVLLEKPISVDVDLSRPVVEAAGKHPELKIMIGFSRRFDASYREAKRRIDEGSVGKPYLIKSCTNDQYDSTGFFIAYSKASGGIFIDCGIHDIDISRWLLDVENPANLKYPKKQVTSVWATGLNAQHPELASYGDCDNAICVVEYENGTKCTFHLSRTAIHGHDCFCEVFGTDSKLIINGNPNMNRVEIRDIHGVRMESTPTYYDRFRDAFISEVQSFCDVVLDDKPVPTTPQSALEAAKIAMALTHSFRAGKPVYFDNEGEAIIN